In the Ensifer adhaerens genome, one interval contains:
- the gfa gene encoding S-(hydroxymethyl)glutathione synthase, whose translation MPSIAIHPSLDSGFKATDAAFSGGTLVCNCTSNPVKVRVKGDIAHNHACGCTKCWKPGDAVFSVVAVAPTDNIEVLQNGGKLAVVDPTALIQRHACKDCGVHMYGPVERDHPFKGLSFLHPERFQETGWAKPGFAAFVSSIIESGYDPAKMDGVRARLRELGVEPYDCLNPGLMDYIATWTAKKSGALKSA comes from the coding sequence ATGCCAAGCATTGCCATACATCCGTCCCTCGACAGCGGGTTCAAGGCGACGGACGCCGCCTTTTCCGGCGGCACGCTCGTCTGCAATTGCACGAGCAATCCCGTAAAGGTCCGCGTCAAAGGTGACATCGCCCACAACCACGCCTGCGGCTGCACCAAGTGCTGGAAGCCCGGCGATGCCGTTTTCTCCGTCGTCGCCGTGGCACCGACGGATAACATCGAGGTTCTGCAGAACGGCGGCAAGCTGGCGGTCGTGGACCCTACCGCGCTGATCCAGCGCCATGCCTGCAAGGACTGCGGCGTGCACATGTATGGCCCGGTGGAACGGGACCACCCGTTCAAGGGGCTGTCTTTCCTGCACCCCGAACGCTTCCAGGAAACAGGCTGGGCAAAGCCGGGCTTTGCGGCCTTCGTCTCCTCGATCATCGAGAGCGGTTATGATCCGGCGAAGATGGATGGCGTGCGCGCCCGGCTGCGCGAACTGGGTGTGGAACCCTATGACTGCCTCAACCCGGGCCTCATGGATTACATCGCCACATGGACGGCCAAGAAGAGCGGCGCGCTCAAATCGGCCTGA
- a CDS encoding transporter substrate-binding domain-containing protein: MKLKSLLLATLFTAGLTTAHAAEGELSIGTEGEYPPWSIADSAGNVTGFDADVGSLLCAKLEMKCHFVVQAFDGLIPALKAKRFDIIISGMSITAERKKQIDFSVGYAELANMFVVKKDSDLAGIKDIDTLLKSLDGRTVGVQAGTTHAHFMEKRASSAVLKTYDTLDQMQIDLASGRVEAAFADASALQDFLGRPDGKDFQFVDVKVLSTFDPTLGEGIGVGISQENTELKARIDKALCELVADGSIGKASETWFKADISRPCL, encoded by the coding sequence ATGAAGCTGAAAAGTCTGTTGCTCGCCACGCTCTTCACCGCAGGCCTCACCACGGCCCACGCTGCCGAGGGCGAGTTGTCGATCGGCACCGAGGGCGAATATCCGCCGTGGAGCATTGCCGACTCTGCCGGCAACGTGACCGGTTTCGACGCCGATGTCGGAAGCCTGCTCTGTGCCAAGCTGGAGATGAAATGCCACTTCGTCGTACAGGCCTTCGACGGGCTCATACCGGCGCTGAAGGCCAAGCGTTTCGATATCATCATTTCCGGCATGTCGATCACGGCCGAACGCAAGAAGCAGATCGACTTCTCCGTCGGCTATGCCGAACTCGCCAACATGTTCGTGGTCAAGAAGGACTCGGATCTGGCCGGCATCAAGGACATCGACACGCTGCTGAAGTCGCTCGATGGCCGCACGGTCGGCGTTCAGGCCGGAACGACCCACGCCCATTTCATGGAGAAGCGGGCTTCGTCTGCCGTGCTGAAGACCTACGACACGCTCGACCAGATGCAGATCGACCTCGCCAGCGGCCGCGTCGAGGCTGCGTTTGCGGATGCGTCAGCCCTCCAGGATTTCCTCGGACGGCCCGACGGCAAGGACTTCCAGTTCGTTGACGTGAAGGTCTTGAGCACCTTCGATCCGACGCTTGGCGAAGGCATCGGCGTAGGCATCTCGCAGGAAAACACCGAGCTGAAGGCCCGCATCGACAAGGCGCTCTGCGAGTTGGTTGCCGACGGATCGATCGGCAAGGCGAGCGAGACCTGGTTCAAGGCGGACATCTCCCGCCCCTGCCTATAG
- a CDS encoding FAD-binding oxidoreductase, producing the protein MDCLKPAFKAEILRIVGDGNFKDGEAISTIDYGVAPENLGARAVVFPRTADEIAAVVKCCRAHGVPLVTHGGRTGLVGGAVSRPGELVLSTARLNCILHISPIERVAVVEAGVTLQALQAAAAVHRLETGIDLPSRGSATIGGMASTNAGGIAAFRFGVMRHRILGMEAVLADGSIYSDMTRVVKNAAGYDLKHLFVGAEGTLGIITRIAVKLEPQPAATATVLFGLPSVDAALAVVRRGLDAEYGQLRAAEAIWNTFFRLTSGHQSWSAVDYRTDHPINLLVSLGGTEEDALQAELGRIYEDVIADHPDASAVIASSGAQEVDLWRLREDTDLIYRKHPSAPSYDVSVPLSEIGAYLERCLEGLRELDAALDPYLFGHLADGNLHIVLNAAGSDIPAEKVKAIETILYRDIGGIGGAFSAEHGIGIKRVRQLSDISGAVKLALMHRVKETLDSAAILNPGKVLLPVSP; encoded by the coding sequence ATGGATTGCCTCAAGCCCGCGTTCAAAGCCGAAATTCTGAGAATTGTCGGTGACGGAAATTTCAAGGACGGAGAGGCCATCTCCACGATCGACTACGGAGTGGCGCCCGAAAATCTGGGGGCGCGCGCAGTCGTGTTCCCCAGAACGGCCGACGAAATTGCGGCGGTCGTCAAATGTTGCCGCGCGCACGGCGTTCCGCTCGTTACTCATGGGGGACGAACCGGGCTCGTCGGCGGTGCCGTATCCAGGCCGGGCGAGCTGGTGCTCTCGACCGCCCGCCTCAATTGCATCCTGCATATCTCGCCGATCGAGCGCGTTGCCGTGGTGGAAGCCGGCGTTACGCTGCAGGCGCTGCAAGCAGCGGCGGCCGTACATCGACTTGAAACAGGGATCGATTTGCCGTCGCGTGGGTCGGCTACGATCGGCGGGATGGCGTCCACCAACGCCGGGGGCATTGCCGCCTTTCGCTTCGGGGTGATGCGGCATCGCATTCTCGGTATGGAGGCCGTGCTTGCCGATGGCTCCATCTACTCGGATATGACCCGGGTCGTGAAGAATGCCGCCGGCTACGACCTGAAACATCTCTTTGTCGGAGCGGAAGGCACGCTCGGCATCATCACGCGCATTGCCGTCAAGCTCGAACCCCAGCCGGCAGCCACCGCCACGGTCCTCTTCGGTCTGCCGTCCGTGGATGCGGCACTCGCGGTCGTCCGTCGCGGCCTCGACGCCGAATACGGTCAACTGCGGGCAGCGGAGGCGATCTGGAATACCTTTTTCCGCCTGACGTCCGGCCATCAGTCCTGGTCGGCCGTGGACTACAGGACCGACCATCCGATCAACCTCTTGGTCTCTCTCGGCGGGACGGAAGAGGACGCGTTGCAGGCGGAACTGGGACGTATCTACGAGGACGTCATCGCCGATCATCCCGACGCCTCGGCCGTGATCGCCTCTTCGGGCGCGCAGGAGGTCGATCTCTGGCGCCTGCGCGAAGATACGGACCTGATCTATCGAAAACATCCGAGCGCGCCATCCTACGATGTCTCGGTCCCGCTTTCGGAGATCGGCGCCTATCTCGAGCGTTGCCTTGAGGGGCTGCGGGAACTGGATGCTGCCCTCGACCCCTACCTGTTCGGCCATCTCGCCGACGGAAATCTCCATATCGTCCTCAATGCCGCCGGCAGCGATATCCCAGCCGAAAAGGTCAAGGCAATCGAGACGATCCTTTACAGAGATATCGGGGGGATCGGCGGAGCGTTCTCCGCCGAACACGGGATCGGCATCAAGCGCGTCAGGCAATTGTCGGATATCTCAGGCGCTGTGAAACTGGCGCTGATGCATCGCGTGAAGGAAACGCTCGACTCTGCCGCGATCCTCAATCCCGGCAAGGTTCTGCTTCCGGTTTCTCCCTGA
- a CDS encoding sarcosine oxidase subunit gamma family protein, translating into MLDNSRKWKPEPDWNSACLTGRAVDVRAVSGLTQHLVSGDIERFRERHGLAKDIGALGLATGERYAVRVARDRLLVVGLQASECAAGWHQDGYGVTALGSAQRVFEARGEGVRDLLARATTIDPDNAGPCAALQFCGLTCSVYFHGDTQALRVHVDRGLAAYLWEWLECQPLFCEKTGGFENEDFVLEECTA; encoded by the coding sequence ATGCTTGACAATTCGCGTAAGTGGAAGCCTGAGCCTGATTGGAACAGTGCCTGCCTGACAGGTCGAGCGGTCGACGTGCGTGCCGTCTCCGGGCTGACGCAGCATCTCGTCAGCGGCGATATCGAGCGATTTCGCGAGCGCCATGGTCTTGCCAAGGATATCGGCGCGTTGGGTCTCGCCACGGGCGAGCGCTATGCCGTGCGCGTCGCGCGCGACCGGTTGCTTGTGGTCGGATTGCAGGCGTCCGAGTGTGCGGCGGGCTGGCATCAGGACGGTTATGGAGTAACCGCACTCGGTTCGGCACAGCGTGTTTTTGAAGCGCGGGGGGAGGGCGTGCGGGATCTCCTGGCGCGGGCGACGACGATCGACCCCGACAATGCCGGCCCCTGCGCCGCCTTGCAGTTTTGCGGCCTGACCTGCAGTGTCTATTTCCACGGAGACACGCAAGCGTTGCGTGTTCACGTCGACCGAGGGCTTGCTGCCTATCTATGGGAATGGCTCGAATGCCAGCCGCTCTTTTGCGAAAAGACCGGTGGGTTCGAGAATGAAGATTTCGTGTTGGAGGAGTGCACCGCGTGA
- a CDS encoding branched-chain amino acid ABC transporter substrate-binding protein, whose protein sequence is MRRILIIGTALGLLMGTAARADDLTFAVAGPLTGPLATIGDQFRQGAQAAADAINAKGGVLGRQVKLQFEDDQCDPKQAVSVANRIAASGISFVDGHACSGSSIPASAVYAENGTLMMSPASSNPVMTDDAAAKGWTNIMRLYTRDDAQGAFIGPWIAKEYAGKNVAVLHDKTAYGQGVANAVRATMNESGLKEVLYEGINAGEKDYNALVTKLKEAKADVVYFGGYHPEAGLMLRQAAEQKYKFQLIMPDSIASPEFWQVAGPAGEGTLFVFPSDPQSKPEAKEAVAKIQAGGFKPEGFTLFSYAVIQAFAQGIERAGSDDPTKVAEALKNGQPIDTVVGSVAFDEKGDLKDASYDINRWSNGAYAPIAN, encoded by the coding sequence ATGAGACGTATTCTGATTATCGGCACGGCCCTCGGCCTGCTCATGGGGACAGCCGCGCGTGCGGATGATCTGACGTTTGCCGTGGCAGGCCCGCTGACCGGGCCGCTCGCCACGATCGGCGATCAGTTCAGGCAGGGCGCTCAGGCGGCTGCAGACGCGATCAACGCCAAGGGTGGCGTGCTTGGCCGCCAGGTCAAGCTGCAGTTCGAAGACGACCAGTGCGACCCGAAGCAGGCGGTTTCGGTTGCCAACCGGATCGCGGCAAGCGGCATCAGCTTTGTCGATGGCCACGCCTGCTCGGGTTCCAGCATTCCGGCATCCGCTGTTTATGCCGAGAACGGCACGTTGATGATGAGCCCGGCCTCGTCCAACCCGGTCATGACGGATGATGCGGCGGCCAAGGGCTGGACCAACATCATGCGTCTCTACACCCGTGACGACGCGCAGGGCGCCTTCATAGGCCCATGGATCGCCAAGGAATATGCTGGCAAGAACGTTGCAGTTCTGCACGACAAGACCGCCTATGGCCAGGGTGTTGCCAATGCGGTGCGCGCTACGATGAACGAAAGTGGCCTGAAGGAGGTCCTCTATGAAGGCATCAACGCGGGTGAGAAGGACTACAACGCGCTCGTGACGAAGCTGAAAGAGGCCAAGGCCGATGTGGTCTATTTTGGCGGATACCATCCGGAAGCCGGCCTGATGCTGCGCCAGGCCGCGGAGCAGAAGTACAAATTCCAGCTGATCATGCCGGACTCGATCGCCTCGCCGGAATTCTGGCAGGTCGCGGGCCCGGCGGGCGAGGGCACGCTTTTCGTTTTCCCGTCCGATCCGCAGTCCAAGCCTGAGGCGAAGGAGGCGGTAGCCAAGATTCAGGCCGGCGGCTTCAAGCCCGAAGGCTTCACGCTCTTCTCCTACGCGGTCATTCAAGCATTCGCGCAGGGCATCGAGCGTGCCGGTTCGGACGATCCGACGAAGGTTGCAGAGGCTCTGAAGAACGGCCAGCCGATCGATACTGTCGTCGGTTCGGTGGCCTTCGACGAAAAGGGCGACCTCAAGGATGCCAGCTACGACATCAACCGCTGGAGCAACGGCGCCTACGCGCCGATCGCCAACTAA
- a CDS encoding S-(hydroxymethyl)glutathione dehydrogenase/class III alcohol dehydrogenase, with protein sequence MDVRAAVAVQAGKPLEVMTVQLEGPRAGEVLIEVKATGICHTDDFTLSGADPEGLFPAILGHEGAGIVVDVGPGVTSVKKGDHVIPLYTPECRSCPSCLSRKTNLCTAIRATQGQGLMPDGTSRFSIGNDKIHHYMGCSTFANYTVLPEIAVAKVNPDAPFDKICYIGCGVTTGIGAVINTAKVEMGATAIVFGLGGIGLNVIQGLRLAGADMIIGVDLNNDKKAWGERFGMTHFVNPKEVGDDIVPYLVNMTKRGADQIGGADYTFDCTGNTKVMRQALEASHRGWGKSVVIGVAGAGQEISTRPFQLVTGRSWMGTAFGGARGRTDVPKIVDWYMEGKIEIDPMITHTMPLEDINKGFELMHSGESIRSVVLY encoded by the coding sequence ATGGACGTACGCGCCGCCGTTGCCGTTCAGGCAGGCAAGCCGCTCGAGGTCATGACGGTTCAACTCGAAGGCCCACGGGCCGGCGAGGTTCTGATCGAGGTCAAGGCCACCGGCATATGCCACACCGACGACTTCACGCTGTCGGGCGCCGACCCGGAAGGCCTGTTTCCTGCGATCCTCGGCCATGAAGGCGCCGGCATCGTCGTCGACGTCGGCCCGGGCGTGACCTCGGTGAAGAAGGGCGACCACGTCATTCCGCTCTACACGCCCGAATGCCGCTCCTGCCCGTCGTGCCTGTCGCGCAAGACCAACCTGTGCACCGCCATCCGCGCGACGCAAGGCCAGGGCCTGATGCCGGACGGCACCTCGCGCTTCTCGATCGGCAACGACAAGATCCACCACTACATGGGCTGCTCGACCTTCGCCAACTACACGGTGCTGCCCGAGATTGCCGTCGCCAAGGTCAATCCGGACGCCCCCTTCGACAAGATCTGCTACATCGGCTGCGGCGTGACCACCGGCATCGGCGCGGTCATCAACACCGCCAAGGTGGAGATGGGCGCGACCGCGATCGTCTTCGGTCTCGGCGGCATCGGCCTCAACGTCATCCAGGGCCTGCGGCTTGCCGGTGCCGACATGATCATCGGCGTCGACCTCAACAACGACAAGAAGGCCTGGGGCGAACGCTTCGGCATGACCCACTTCGTCAACCCGAAGGAGGTCGGCGACGACATCGTGCCGTACCTCGTCAACATGACCAAGCGCGGGGCCGACCAGATCGGCGGCGCCGACTACACCTTCGACTGCACCGGCAACACCAAGGTGATGCGCCAGGCGCTCGAAGCCTCGCATCGCGGCTGGGGCAAGTCGGTCGTCATCGGCGTTGCCGGCGCCGGCCAGGAGATCTCCACCCGGCCGTTCCAGCTGGTCACCGGCCGCAGCTGGATGGGCACTGCCTTTGGCGGCGCGCGCGGTCGCACCGACGTGCCGAAGATCGTCGACTGGTACATGGAAGGCAAGATCGAGATCGATCCGATGATCACCCACACGATGCCGCTCGAAGACATCAACAAGGGCTTCGAGCTGATGCATTCCGGCGAAAGCATCCGCTCGGTGGTGCTATACTGA
- a CDS encoding 2Fe-2S iron-sulfur cluster-binding protein, whose protein sequence is MTAWRTEDGTAIDRTRPLRFTFDGRVVEAYTGDTVASALLANGVAVVGRSFKYHRPRGLWGAGVEEPNALVDIAGGMPNGRATQILAADGMVVRSVNAEPSAANDRHAFLDAFSRFIPAAFYYKTFMFPDWHRFEPRIRQMAGLGTLDTNADGPGLAEQINHHCDVLVIGAGPWGLDAARSALRAGRRVVLCDDGARAGGSLLFHEGQMEGKPGAEWAENVVEELERAGALVLTGTTAFGIYDHGLVGLNQRGVDGVPDRLFRIRAKSIVLATGAIERPLPFGNNDLPGIMSAEAALVYLRRFGVAAGRKVVVATNNGLAYETAEALAAAGADVTVVDYRTMRQVCSGIRVLQGRTVRSASGKGAVNAVLLSDGSTLEADAVLVSGGFTPTVHLYCQAQGKLDWRDDILAFVPGRPVAGVEVIGAAAGDFSLPLELAGDTRRALDIVAAWPKPDAKERVWIDLQNDVTAKDVELAVRENFVSVEHLKRYTTLGMATDQGKTSNVNGLALMAELTGRRIPDVGTTTYRPPFTPVPLASFAGARSGTRMNPLRRLPLEKEHRAEGAVFREYGGWLRPAFYGAGPSEERIQEEARAARDGVALFDGSPLGKIEVLGPDAASFLDFIYYNTVSTLGAGRCRYGFILTEAGNVYDDGVLVRLDENHFIVSCSSSHVAGVHALLEEWRQDRFDRRRVFIHDATSEMATLTITGPRARALLETIDLGVLLDDQTLPHMAVASGIFEGTPVRVARISFTGERSYEISVPADLAGALWSRLRREGEDFGVTLLGLEALMILRAEKGYIVIGKDTDGTSRPMDFGLTAPLEKKKVEFLGRRSLITEDAQRPDRRQFVGLEIVDGKGVLPTGAHGIERNSSGIRSAGFVTSSYFSPVLQRPIALGLIERGLSRMGEIVEFQHLRELRRARIVAPCAFDTDGGRLHA, encoded by the coding sequence GAACGCACTCGTCGACATCGCAGGCGGCATGCCAAACGGCCGGGCGACACAGATCCTCGCCGCGGACGGTATGGTCGTTCGCTCCGTCAATGCCGAGCCGAGCGCCGCGAACGACCGTCATGCCTTCCTCGACGCGTTCTCGCGCTTCATTCCGGCCGCGTTCTACTACAAGACCTTCATGTTTCCCGACTGGCACCGGTTCGAGCCCCGCATCCGGCAGATGGCGGGCCTCGGAACCCTGGACACGAATGCCGATGGGCCAGGACTTGCCGAACAGATCAACCATCATTGCGACGTGCTGGTAATTGGCGCCGGGCCGTGGGGCCTTGATGCGGCGCGGTCCGCTTTGCGCGCCGGCCGCCGTGTCGTGCTCTGCGACGACGGTGCCCGGGCCGGCGGCAGCCTGCTCTTCCACGAGGGGCAGATGGAAGGAAAGCCAGGCGCCGAGTGGGCTGAAAATGTCGTTGAGGAACTGGAACGGGCCGGCGCGCTCGTGCTTACCGGCACCACGGCCTTCGGCATTTATGACCACGGTCTGGTTGGCCTGAACCAACGGGGTGTCGACGGTGTGCCGGACCGGCTATTCCGTATCCGTGCGAAATCGATCGTGCTTGCGACCGGCGCCATCGAACGGCCGCTGCCCTTCGGCAACAACGACTTGCCGGGCATCATGTCCGCGGAAGCCGCGCTCGTCTATCTCCGTCGCTTCGGTGTTGCGGCCGGCCGTAAGGTTGTGGTCGCAACGAACAACGGGCTCGCCTACGAGACGGCGGAGGCGCTCGCTGCCGCAGGCGCCGACGTCACGGTCGTCGACTATCGCACGATGCGTCAGGTCTGCTCGGGGATACGCGTCCTGCAGGGGCGCACGGTCAGATCTGCGAGCGGCAAGGGTGCCGTCAATGCCGTGCTGCTTTCTGATGGCAGCACGCTTGAGGCCGACGCGGTGCTCGTCTCGGGCGGCTTCACGCCGACGGTCCATCTCTATTGTCAGGCGCAGGGCAAACTCGACTGGCGTGACGATATTCTCGCCTTCGTCCCCGGCCGGCCTGTTGCTGGCGTGGAGGTGATCGGCGCAGCGGCGGGTGATTTCTCTCTTCCGCTGGAGCTTGCTGGTGATACCAGGAGGGCCCTCGACATCGTCGCCGCCTGGCCGAAGCCCGATGCGAAAGAACGGGTCTGGATCGATCTGCAGAACGATGTCACGGCCAAGGACGTGGAACTGGCTGTCCGGGAGAACTTTGTCTCGGTCGAGCACCTGAAGCGTTACACCACGCTCGGCATGGCGACCGACCAGGGTAAAACGTCCAACGTCAACGGCCTGGCCTTGATGGCTGAACTGACCGGTCGACGGATTCCGGATGTCGGCACGACCACCTATCGCCCGCCCTTTACGCCGGTACCGCTCGCCTCCTTCGCAGGTGCTCGTTCCGGAACCCGGATGAACCCGCTGCGCCGGCTGCCGCTCGAAAAGGAACATAGGGCCGAAGGTGCGGTGTTTCGCGAATATGGCGGCTGGCTTCGCCCGGCCTTCTATGGTGCAGGCCCGTCGGAAGAACGCATCCAGGAAGAGGCCAGGGCGGCGCGCGACGGCGTCGCGCTCTTCGACGGTTCGCCGCTCGGCAAGATCGAGGTGCTCGGGCCGGATGCCGCGTCTTTCCTCGATTTCATCTATTACAACACCGTCTCGACCCTTGGAGCAGGACGGTGCCGCTACGGCTTCATCCTTACCGAAGCCGGCAATGTCTATGATGACGGGGTGCTGGTGAGGCTGGACGAGAACCACTTCATTGTTTCGTGCTCCTCGTCGCATGTTGCCGGGGTTCATGCCCTCCTGGAAGAATGGCGGCAGGATCGTTTCGATCGCCGGCGGGTGTTCATCCATGACGCGACCTCGGAGATGGCGACGCTGACAATCACCGGGCCCCGTGCGCGGGCGTTGCTGGAAACGATAGACCTTGGGGTCCTGCTCGACGACCAGACACTGCCGCATATGGCCGTCGCCTCAGGCATCTTCGAAGGGACGCCTGTGCGGGTCGCGCGCATCAGCTTCACCGGTGAGCGCTCCTACGAAATCTCCGTGCCGGCCGACCTGGCCGGGGCTCTCTGGTCGCGACTGCGGCGCGAAGGGGAGGACTTCGGTGTCACCTTGCTCGGCCTCGAAGCCCTGATGATCCTGCGCGCGGAGAAGGGCTACATCGTAATCGGCAAGGATACGGACGGCACGAGCCGGCCGATGGATTTCGGACTGACGGCTCCGCTTGAGAAGAAGAAGGTTGAGTTCCTTGGTCGCCGCTCGCTGATCACGGAGGATGCCCAGCGTCCGGACCGGCGGCAATTCGTCGGGCTCGAAATCGTCGATGGCAAAGGCGTGCTGCCGACCGGTGCGCACGGGATCGAGCGTAATTCTAGCGGCATCCGCAGTGCCGGCTTTGTCACCTCAAGCTATTTCAGCCCTGTGTTGCAGCGGCCGATTGCGCTCGGGCTCATCGAGCGTGGGCTTTCGCGTATGGGAGAGATCGTCGAGTTTCAGCATCTGCGGGAGCTACGGCGCGCCCGGATCGTCGCCCCTTGCGCCTTCGACACGGATGGAGGTCGCCTCCATGCTTGA
- a CDS encoding ABC transporter permease: protein MDLELVRLAVPALAKGLWLTAILTLISIAIGFNLGLALAVMRLSKNSVLSSFAKGYSTVFRGTPLLVQLFLFYYGLGQLSFVRDNPVLWWIVGDGAHCAVMALALNTAAYTSEILRGGLMSIPGGLVEAAQACGMSRLLCFRRITFPLAIRQALPAYGNELVLVVKGTSLASTITVLEITGHAKRLMSQTYAILEIFAIAGVLYLLINLVLITLVRLVEARLTRYLPR from the coding sequence ATGGATCTCGAACTTGTTCGCCTCGCGGTTCCAGCCCTCGCCAAGGGCTTGTGGCTGACCGCCATCCTGACACTCATTTCGATCGCCATCGGCTTCAACCTCGGCCTGGCGCTGGCGGTCATGCGGCTGTCGAAAAACTCGGTACTCAGCAGCTTTGCCAAGGGCTACAGCACCGTGTTCCGGGGCACGCCGCTGCTGGTCCAGCTTTTCCTCTTCTACTACGGCCTCGGCCAGCTTTCCTTCGTTCGCGACAACCCCGTGCTCTGGTGGATCGTCGGCGACGGCGCGCATTGCGCGGTCATGGCACTCGCACTGAACACGGCGGCCTATACGTCTGAAATCCTGCGCGGCGGGCTCATGTCCATTCCGGGCGGGCTCGTCGAAGCCGCCCAGGCCTGCGGCATGTCGCGGCTCCTGTGCTTTCGCCGGATCACCTTTCCCCTCGCCATCCGGCAGGCACTGCCCGCCTATGGCAACGAACTCGTTCTCGTCGTCAAGGGAACGAGCCTCGCCTCTACAATCACCGTTCTGGAGATCACCGGCCATGCAAAACGGCTGATGAGCCAGACCTACGCAATTCTCGAAATCTTCGCCATTGCCGGCGTGCTCTATCTGCTCATCAATCTGGTGCTGATCACGCTCGTACGGCTCGTGGAAGCCCGTCTCACACGCTACCTGCCGCGATAG
- a CDS encoding ABC transporter permease has translation MELGLWQVWEGGWITAILRGAAITIAVGVASMAFGIVIGVACGLIKWARLFPLTLIVDFYTSIVRGVPELLIIYLLFFSSVEFIARVASAFGYEGLAGNGYAFVIAVVAIAAISGAYSTEVVRGALAAIPSGHIEAARALGIPGTRIFRRIIAPQMLRIAVPGMNNVWQTTIKDTALVSVVGLQELMRAAFVGAGSTRHPFIFYFIAAVVYLSITLVSQSGFDGIERLLRPRERK, from the coding sequence ATGGAACTTGGATTATGGCAGGTATGGGAAGGCGGCTGGATAACCGCAATCCTGCGCGGCGCGGCAATCACCATAGCCGTCGGCGTCGCAAGCATGGCCTTCGGCATCGTCATAGGCGTCGCCTGCGGCCTGATCAAATGGGCGCGGCTTTTCCCGCTGACGCTGATCGTGGATTTCTACACCTCGATCGTGCGCGGCGTGCCGGAACTCCTGATCATCTATCTTCTCTTCTTTTCCTCCGTCGAGTTCATCGCTCGGGTGGCCTCAGCGTTCGGCTATGAGGGGCTCGCCGGAAACGGTTACGCCTTCGTCATCGCCGTCGTCGCCATCGCGGCCATTTCCGGTGCCTACTCCACCGAGGTCGTCCGCGGTGCACTTGCCGCCATTCCGTCTGGCCATATCGAGGCGGCGCGGGCGCTCGGCATTCCCGGGACCCGCATCTTCCGCCGCATCATCGCGCCACAAATGCTGCGGATCGCCGTACCCGGCATGAACAATGTCTGGCAGACCACCATCAAGGATACGGCCCTCGTTTCGGTGGTCGGCCTGCAGGAATTGATGCGTGCCGCATTCGTCGGAGCAGGATCGACCCGCCACCCCTTCATCTTCTACTTCATCGCCGCCGTCGTCTATCTCTCGATCACGCTGGTCAGCCAGAGTGGTTTTGATGGGATCGAACGCTTGCTGCGCCCTCGCGAGAGGAAATAG